The DNA sequence CTCCAAGTTGAGGTTTCCCCCTTAACAGGGGGGGGATGAAACCCATCAGTCAAGAAGATCAGCGCTGAAGGGCTTCTGCTGCAGGCACGTTTCACGGCTGGGGTATGAAAAAGATCATGGCCAGGCATTACAAAGGATGCCGAATCGCTCCCGCATCCATCCCAGCCCCTCTCAGCTGGACCAGGGCTCAACCCTTAAAAATTGCAATAAACTCCTCAGTTCTGTTGCCTTCAAGCTCAGGCTCAATCGATCCCTTCGTCCTCCCCATGGCGCCCAGCTGGGTGCACGCGCAGAGGATGAGAAGAGCCAGACGGAGCACCGACCGGCACCAAAAATCGGACAGAACCACCATGCCTGGGGCTTCTTTCCATGCCTTTTGAAGCAAACGTGCAGAGCCTTGCGCTAAATGCGTGCACTGTCCCCAAGCACAGCCGTGTGGCGGGGGGGGCCCGCCGGGTGTTATCGCAGGGTAACGCATGCAGCGAGAGCGGCAGCGGCATCCCCGGCGGCGACGGGGACCGGGCGGCAGCGGGAATCGACCGGAAAAGTTTTGGTTTGGCAGAGCGCCGTCAAATCGCCTTCAATGCGCAAGGGCGCGAGGGAAAGGATCACCAGAGTTTGATTATGAGTGCAAATAATATTCATATATATGTGCTAAACACAGTCACTATATTGCAGTTTTCCACTATGTCACAGCATACAGAATCAAAGGTTTGCATTTTTATGGAATGTATCCAAGGTAACAGCACCACAGTAATACAGTTTGTAATCACACaccctgatttttttctcttttttttttttttgacaagataAGCATTACCCCCCACATCccatgtttaattttcttttttttttttaaagtaccgACGCATGCAAAGCATTCCATTCCCAGAAACAATGCAAAAATGAGGTAAtaggagtaataaaaaaaattagtattaatttctaaataaataaattataattaaaaatgcaaaaaaaaacaactataaaaataattaaataagaaCCCACAATATCTACAAGTTAGTCATAAATTATGATTGTTAAATATAAGGCATTTAAACTCACAAAACCCTGTAAACTATCAATGTTTTGTTCCTagagattttttgttgtttgtttcggttttttttttttttttagactcaCCCTATTATCGCAACCTACTCGTACAAATTATTTAAACGCAAAGGAACCTGACACACCGATGCAACTCCAGACGCTGTAAATTCGCACGCACCTCGGGATCAGTCACTCACACGAGACCACGGGAGTTTGGTGCTTTTCTTCACCaaggtttttttgtttcgttttgttttttttttgtttgtttttttgttttttgtttttttttttttgtaaaaactgtGCTTGTTCATTAGGCAAATAGTAACACTTTCGCATAGGCTTTAAGAAAACGCACGGTTTGGAAGcgcttctccatccctccctgccaggcCGGGGTCCCAATCGCCCCGTTCCTCCCCCTGCTTTGCCCCCAGCTCACGTCTGGACAGACCAGACCAGCTTACAGTGTATTTTACCAGCAAAACCTTGCTTTGCTTGTCCATATTATTAGTATTCTTTTTAATGATGCTTcaatctgctgctgctggagcaaaCCCCATAGGTACTGATGGACCACTCCTTGACCCATGGACAACAGGGCTGAGACCACCACAACCCCTGAGAAGCCATCTCTTGCCCTGGGTGGTAAATatatcatataatcatagaatcacagaatggtttgggttggaagggacctttcaaggccatctagtccaacccccctgccatgagcagggacatcttcaaccagaccaggttgctcagagccccgtccaacctcacctggaatgttttcagggataaggcatctcccacctctctgggcaacctgggccagggtttcaccaccctcactgtaaaaagtttcttccttgaATCTTTCTTATATGCCAGCACGTGTCCTCCTCTATTCCCTCCTAACTGCACAGGCACAGCAAGAGAGGGGGCTCCTGCATCCTTGCACCCTGTGgggctcccctctctccctcccctctccaactgggaataaaaaaatctctgGGGTGCCTCTGAGGTTGGTGTTTTCCAATTACAGCTCACAGGAATCCCACGATCTCTCTGATGGTAATTTATGATTGTTCTTGGAGAGCATCGCTTGGCTCCAGCGAAGCAGATGCTCAGGGGAGCCAGAAATCGTCCTTGCCACATCAGTATTTTCAATATATAATGTTCCCGACCAATTCCCCTTGCTCCTCAGcatctttcttttgcttccttagtatgcaaaaaaaaaaagtattaaaaaaaaaaaaaaaagaaatgaaagaaaaaaaggtttttcgTTGTGAAGGCCGGTTCTCCAGAGCGTCTTCAGCTCGGTCCCTGTGGTTGGTGTGCGAAGGTCTTTATTTCAGGGGGAGCTTGGATTGCAACAGCTCGCTCCTTCGGGGACTACCTCCCAATTCTGTTTTGAGCATTAATGCAATTACGTTTCCTTCCAACGACCTCTCCATTCCCGTACGGATACAGCCTGAAACGTGCATCCACACACGCGCGGGTGCAGGTGCACCTGCTCTGCGGCAGGGTCACAACCCAGAAAGCAGAcaacccccttcccccctgccttcccctcccacgCCGAAATGCTcgtggcctcagcagtgccttgAGGGCATCGAGTTTTCTCCCATCCTGTTATCAGAGAGGCCTTTGCATGGAAGAGGAGTCAGCAGCGTGCGTCTCTCAGCACCTCTCCGGCGTTATTataccccaaaacacagctataGGCCCCGAGTCCAGTCACCATCATTTTGCaccagtgctggcagcagccaacCAGCCTCACAGCTCACAGGAGAAAGCATCATGGACAATGGCAATCATGAAGACAGCCCTTCCTTGGATTTCGATATGCCAAGCGACTTCGTTAAGATACggaaagcaaagaaacagcaTCTACTCCAATATCGTGCCCCAACAGAAAGCGTCCAGCACCAGCAGATAAGCAGGAACGAAGCTTCTCCCTACTGCTTCATTCATTTCAttcccaatttttatttttacttttttaagctTCTCTAGATTTGCAACACACTGTAAACGCAAGGAAAGGAAGCACACGCGGCTGAGGCAAAGAGCGCAACCCTTCTGACTGTAAACAGGATTTTGCTTTTtcgcctcttccccccaccccaagggtGGGAAAGCTTGACCTCTTTATTCCCCCTCTGCAATGTATTAATCAGGCACCAAAATAAGGaatctatgaaaaaatatttggtgCAAATTAGGTAACAGCAACATGTCCACCACAAGATGAGTAGGGCATCAAACACAACATTTCTTAAGCTAACATGCTCCAGCTGCCATCCATAGAAATAGCTAAAGGACCCCTAACATGTTTCTACGTATTCGAGAGGTATATATACAATCCTCATGAAATGCAGGATTGACAGGCCAGACTACCACAACTAGTTCCTTCATGTTCAACACTAAATCTTCTGCAGCACGGGGTCTCTGAGCTCCGGGAATGCCAGCTCCCTTTCACCGGGCCCGTATCCTGCGTTATGTGCAATATCTCCTACCGCTAGATATTGtaccgcctcctcctcctccgcctcctcctccctaATGTGCCTGCAGACTTTTCCTCTCAATCAAATGGCTCAGAAGGCAAAAATTTTGCTGCAAGGGTTTATGGCCATACGACCTGGTAAGGAAAATGGTGTGTCCAGCCAGTCCTTTCAGCTGTCCGAGCCGAGCTGTGTTTCAATGTCCACCCTGCAGATCGGGCACTTCTTGCTGGTGGCCAGCCACTGGTCCACGCACACTTGATGGAAGAGATGCATACAGGGCAACCGCCTGCAGAGAGAGAAGTACCACCCCATTGGGATGAAGGAGGTCCGGGGGATCAAGAAGacccagaaagcagcagccagagctgcttcAAACATGGGGAAGCACCAATGTAGTGACACCAGTGCTGCCTAGGTCCTACAGCCTTCCCCCAGTCATGCCAGCTCACATAGGACAATAGGTCAGAGACAGTGTCCTTCTTGgctaaaagccttttaaaaagctCCACACCCTCCTAACTTGAGTTGTTCCGGTTATTaactgccctggctgctgctttttAGCCTTTCAGGAGTATTAGGTTTTACTCTAACACCTCTTGGTTCTTGATCACAGCAGTCAGGTGGGTCACCACCGCTTCCATGTGTGTGTCTGGTGTGCCCCACAGAGTGTTGTTGCTTTTTAACTACATCACCTTTGTCATCTCTTCGCTCACCCTCGCAAGCTGGAGGGACCCTGAACCACAAAGACGCACAGCAAGAGGATCGGAGATATTCTTGGTGGTTTAAGGCAATTAAAGGGTGAGGAGACGGACCGTGTGCAGCTGCACTGCCCACTTGCAGCTTCTTCAGCCATGGTAGCTCAACCCCTTGCAATTGCTTGTCCCCATCCTCTGTCACAAGCAGAGATTTGACCCAGCCAAGAGCCTGGGGACATCCATGAGGGACAACTGGGGCTTTGTTGTTGGCTCAGGATGGTTCCCTGTGACCATGCGGGTGGAGTAATCTCACTTGTTCTACAGTAAAGCAGCTCCATCCTGGCTGCAAGCCAAACTCTCTGGGACTTCATGTGTACACTCGTTTTATCGTACTTTGGTCATTCTATCTGTCAAGCTCAGACTTTGACGTCCCTGAGCTCCAGATGGCTGTCTGAGACCTAGGACACATCCTTCTCTGACACTTGCCACCTGGCTCATTGGCACAGCCTTGAAGCAGGTGAACCAAGCCCAGGAGATACTATAAAAACTTcgtcttcctgctgctgcagagctcttccCACCTACAGCCGATATCAATATCCATCTAAATGGCATTTGGTTTCCCAGACCCTGCAACAGCCCAAGTGAGTTTGTcaggacaaggacagggacaaACCCACCACACATGGTATCATTAATCCCAGTAAACACAACTCAAATGGCAttgagaggcagaggaggagatggaaGGATCGTACCTGACGTCTTCTCCATCTTCAAGCATGGACAGACAGATTGTGCATTTCTCATCGGTGTCCGACTCCTCTCCATCATCTGGTTCAGCTTTGCCCTCCTGTGGTCTTCTCTGCAGCAAGGTTAAAGACATAATTTGATTAGGACTTGGCTTTCTAACGCTCTCCCAAGCCTGGGTAGTTGCAGGAAGGCAAATAACATGAGCTTCTTCTATCAGCCAGATCCTCCACCCTGGGGAAGACAGCCCAGCCAAAGTAGCCACCAACATGCTGCTGGTCGGCATGTCTCCTCCTGGGGTTAGTGGCAGTGCCTCAAGGAGcagcctgtgctctgctgccctcacacagccccccgccacctcctccatcctccttGCAGTGGGGATGGCCCCACAGTGTCCTTTTCTGGAGGCTTCTCCACTTGACCCCAAAGCATGGGGGGCCACCGCTGCCAGGAAGGGCAACCACTGTGCCCCATGCTGGCTTGGCTACTGGCCCAGCCCCACACTGCGCCATGGGACGGTGCTTAGTCTGTCAGCTCTCccattttctctccctgcccccccatCCATTCCTATTAATATCATTTTTCTGGATCCACTGGAGATGCAGTCAGAGGAAATGCGCAGCAGGAGTTGACTCACTTCCAACTTGGGCAATGTAATGTCCCTACTTGTTACTGCCCAGCCAGGGATGACCAACATGTGAAATTAATATGCAAACAAGcacttttcccattttctatTTAGCACGACCCAAAAAAATGGCACCCATTTCCTTATGGGCAGGAGATCAGCTCCAACAGAGGAGACACCTCTTGCAAAAGGAGGGGAGGACAAGCTCCCCCAAGCCATGGAGCCAGCGCCCTCACGGCAGAGCGTGCGGGCAGCGCCGCTTCCATGCAGAATGGGGTGGGTTTGCATGCACGAAGCCCCCTTGGTGTGTGCACTTTCTTACCAGGTGCGGACAGGGGGGAAATTGCACCCGCTGGGTGGGAGAAGGTTGAGACCCTTTTGAAAATTTGGCCCGCAGCTTCCTAGCCTAGAAGTGAGAAACAGCCAGCTGAGCTACACCACCGCTTCAGCCCAGGAGCCCCACAAGATATTAAAGCACCAATTCTGGATTTTACATTCTTCCCCCATTTTGGGGAATATTGACGGTGCCGGCTTGCCAACCCTGAGGACTGAGACCCACCAAAGTCCTTCCTTCTGTCCGCTCTGTGCCCGCAACCCTTTGCCAACTGAGAGGGGGTGGCAGCCATGCCGCGATTTTGGGGTGCTCACCTTCTTGTACTTGTGGGGGAAGGTGAACCTCTCGATGGTGTTCTGGACGGCACCCCGGCTCACGCTGCCCAGCCtgtcctccagctgcagcagctcctacaacgcaggaacagcagcaaagcaCCATCAGCATTGTTCCCGGGGCACAAGGTCCCACCAGCTCACCCTACCTGCTGGGAACCAAGGCtcccttctgtcttttcctcagtGGAAATGCACATCAAACccaaatcatggaatcatagaatggcttgggttggaagggatctttaaaaatcatctagttccaacccccctgccctgggcagggacacctcccaccacaccaggttgctccaagccccgtccagcctggccttgaacacctccagggatggggcagtcacagcttctctgggcaacctgggccaggggctcaccacctcaTCAAATCAGTTGTGCTTTGATGGTGGATCTGACTGCTGGTTCTTGGACCAATAACTAAGCATTCAAAGGCAGAGAGCTGGAGACccaatatttcagaaattaaggAGGAATTTGAGCTCCATTTGACAGGCTGGGAAGCAAAGCCCTGTAGAACTGGAGCACTTTGTTCACAGACTTGAAGGGAGACAGGGTCAACCCGAGCCAGAACCGGGCACCCTGGAGTAAACCGTCTTTTACCAACCCCCACCGCCCCCAACCCCTGTGCCTCCCAGTTATTATTAAAATTTCTGCAAGACTCAGTGCCGCTGGCATGCCACAAAACAGCCTTACAAGTTTATGCTAGAGCTTGCGTAGAATCCCAGCACTTAAAAATTTAATAACAATTCCAGTTCCCAAGAGACGTACTTCATAGCTCTCCCGCACAGCGGACGTGTGCCTGCTTGGGTTCAGTCCCTGAAGAGCAAGTAGCTGGAGCTGAGGATAAGGGTAATTTCTGATTTCGTGAACAACCTGCGAGAAGTGAGGGAGAAGAATAAAGCCGCATCTACTTGCATATAGAAATCCCTCGTGTACCCCGATTCAAATTTAgtgctttaaaaattcaaagtGAAAGAGCACACTGACACCTTCCCCAATGGAAgccttttaataacaaaaaaaaaaaaaaagtttttattaaatAGATCTCCTATAAATGATAACTAAAAACATGCGCTTCTTCTGAATAAACTATCTGTTATAATAATTCCTGTTGCTATAACACCGCGGTTCCAAGCTCTCCACATGGATTAGCTTAAAGAgggattttatatatttttaaatgggtgGATTTCTCTTCATCCAAGCTTTGATTTCTTTACGGCTCGCTGTAGTACGCAGGTGTCAGGGTCTGGCTATGGGcacgagattaaaaaaaaaaaaacgcggCAAGGTTTCTGAGGATGCTTTAAGGATTAGCGGTGCTCTGCATGGCTCTGCTCCAAACGCAGCACCCAGCAAATGACCCCAGTCAGCCCGTCTTCTCCTCAGACCCCACCtccacctgtgtaaaggtcatgCAAAACCTTTACGGACGGCGTCAAGGGCAACGATGCGATGAGGGACGGTCctcagggctgagggacagggaGCCACACACGGCCGACCCTTCTTCATGCAGGGAGCCCACAATTTGTTCCAGTATTAATAATGTTATTCGTAATGACTGCTGAGTCTCTCACATCCTGCCCAGGTTTTGCAGACCAGCTTGTGGTGGACTGAATCTTTCCAGAGCAGctgagcttttctttcctttctctaatCCAGAGTGCAATGATGCAACATTATCCTTTCAGACACTCCCTCCCACGGCCGGAGATAAGTGGGATTCGCAGAAGACAGGTGATAGAAAGATAGCAGCCTTTATTTTGACTGCCTTCTGGCAGACAATGCATAAAACATTTCTCGGTAAAAGCATTTCACTTACCATCTGTGTCGAGGATGTGCTCCTGGGGAAATGGTGCATCCGAGGTGTAGCTAAGTAATGCTGATAGGGCTGAGGGACCGGCCGGACCTGGAACTGGGCGTGAGTCAGCCCCGCATCGACACTGAGGTCCCTGTGGGCATGAGGATGAAGATACGGCTTTGACTGCACGGTTTCGATGGCATGGCTTAGAGCAAGTCAGATCATGCCCACAGGGCAGCCTCCGCTGGTGGGCTCTGGGCTGCTGTGGGTCCCTCAGCCTGGGGTGATGCTGCTGCttggaagggagtttcctccaaTGCCCACCAAGCCCTCACGAAGGAGCGTGAGGGTGGTTTTTTGTGCCAGTTAGCATTTGTGTTAGCCGGGGTCAAGAGCTGCAGAGATGCAGCCTGCGAGTTTCAAAGCAAGAGCATTTTGGTGGCTCCAATTGATGCCCAGGCTCAGTAACTCAACCCGACCAGACCAGGTCCTCCCTGTGCTGCCATCACTGCAAACAATTACATTTTGCCTTGAATATTTTGCAGGAATACAACAAATTAGTCAGGGGACACACTGATGAACCGTTCTGGGTAGTTGTTAGGAGCCAGCTAGGAACCATCTGGGGGCTTTTTGATGTGCCTGTGCACTCCTTGGAGGTCTCCCAGCCCAGGTCATGGTAGGACTTGGGGTGACAAGGGAGACTGCACCTTGCCTGAATCCAGCCTCGGGGAactccagagctgctgtttgcaCAGAAAATGTAAAGGTTTTAAGACATTTCTGGATTAGACTGCTGTAGCAAATGGTGTCACACAGCCAGCGGGCCAATGCCAATGAAGCAGGACATCCCTGATGGTGCCACTTCCCGCAGGCAGCCTGGCCCAGGCAAACAGAGCTGGTGAGTTTGGGTGCTTCGTCCCCCCAGAAAAACAACTCAGCTCAATCCCAGGACTTCATATGACCAAGATCCCGGCAagtgccacagctctgcccaaTCCAGCGCACGGAGACAAACTGCAACTCCGTCCCCGCGCCGTGTGGAGGGGGCGGGAGGAGACCTAACACAACATCTCCATCTGTAATCCAATTAGCTGATCCCTCGTCTCTCCAGCCAAAGGGTCCCTCAGCAAACAAGTGCTTTGAACATCATTCACTTTAGCATAATTACAAAAGCCGGCGCTCTAATAACCATTGTCTTCACATTTGCCAAAGCTAAGCTAATTAGAGCACAGGGGTGGCTTCCCATTTCAGCCTCGAACTTCCCTTCCCCTGGGCAGAGGACAGCGGCAGCGAGCTCCACGGCTTGTTAGGAGCAACCCAGACGTGTCCTCCAGCAGCTGTGGGACTGCTTCTGCCCAACAGCAGGTAACGAACGTGAGGGAACAGCAAATGCAGAAATCCTTTACCCGGAACAGCCTGTGaaccaggcagcagctccagtaCTCTAGAACCCCCTAATAAGACCCCCACACCAAGCTGAAACCAAGAGAGGGACTGTCTTTGCTGGCCCTGTGCTAGCCAGGTGCCAGACAGACAAAACTTGGCAGAAGATAAAACACAGCAGGCGACTGGCAGGAGCACAACCAGGGTGAGAATCCACAGGACTGGGCATTTTCCAGCTCCCATGTCACAATTTTGGATATTTATCCAATTGATGCAGACTGTTCCTAGGTGGATGGAAGGCTCGACTGGAAACGAGGAAACTGGGtccattcccagccctgccactggCCTGATGCATTGACCGGTTTGTCCCTGCCTTCCCATATTCCCTGTCTGCAAAACAGATGCAATAATCCACAGAGTGCTTTGAGATCAAGGACTGAAAGGATCACTCAAAGATGAACATCCATTGTTAACTTGCATGAGTAGTTGCCATAAGAGCACTGCGGAACTGTTTGTGCACCGGTGCGTCTAGCGCCTTAAAATCGGATATTGAGGCTCCCGAAGTGATGCTGTGGGTCCACAGAAGGGCCCACAGCAGAACACCGCATGGAACGGTGTTTTCTCAGGGTTTGTGAGTGAACAAGCAGAGCATATTAActgcagaaaaccaaaaccaaccatcACCTTCTAGCCTGTGCTACATGGACAGCATCTTCATGCTCAGATGTGAGGTTCAAGAGCTGGGATGCCTATGGTACACACAACCAAAAAGTGAAAGCTAAGGACCCAGGTAGCAGGTTGGATGATGCTCGCTAAATGCATATTCAGAAGATGATTTAAGGAACCGAATGTGAGTTTACTTCTTCTTCACCAGAAGATTTTCATCGAGGTTGGGCTGTCCGAGATGACTGATCACCCTCAGATCTTCCTTCTGTCCCCACTTCCCGCGACGGTGCCTACACCTACTGCCTCCgagccagccccgctgctgctcgTGCGGTAGTAACACATTAGAGGAAAGATTTTATATCTGTCACTGGGCAAAACTGTACGTGTGCCCCGAGGGGAAGTGAGTCACccaaatatatacacacagtgTATGATTTCTGTCATCCCCTCTCCTTAGGTTTTACAAGGTGATGGAGCAACAcatggggggaaaggagggaggaggaggggaaggtaaAGCAGTGTTTTATCAGATCCTTCTAATGATTATAATTAAACGCTCTGCGCcgaaagagaggcagaaagaatgGCTCTATCCAGATGGTACGTGAACCGCTTTGCAAACTGATCTGAACAATGTCATCCCGGCCAAATTCAGCTCGTAGTGGTGCCAGTAATGGGAACACCTGAGAAGAAAATGGCAGAAGGATCTGGCCATATTTTAGGTTGCATGTTATTACCCCGGAGGGGGAACACATTCCCCCTGTGTTGAAAGGACTCTCCGTTTGCAGAGCGAAGTGCTCAGATGTTAGGAAATGCCATAATTAAGATTTCCTGTGACATTTTATTTCGGTCCCCTTGTGCATACACATTGCGATTGTCTCTAATTACATGTTCACATGCTATTTTTTCCACTCAGTGCACAGAATGGACTTTGCTCAGCTAACAAGCAGCTCTTCagaagtatgtttttattttcttattcttccaaGCAGTGCCCAGTACCTCATTAACTGCATGAGAGCTCAAAACCTGCTCTGAAAATGAAACGATCAATTCTCTGCTCAGCTTTTCCAGGGTATCGAACACTACAGTGGGAGAACGATTAACAGCTATTAATTCATTCACGCCACCCTGCGGGGCAGGGCCGCACCATGCTCCCTAATTTAGACCACAGAAAAAGTTGTGgctatttttttttgagtgcctGGTGGTCAGCAGAAGATCTAGTTCAGGCAGAGACGTTGGTCTACAGGAAAAAGAccctggctgtgccctgcagcaggaaaagcccctGGAGGAAGACTAATGTCTGCGCTCTACATCCATGGATGTAGAGTTTTGGGCAATATGGATGCCTCGATGTTATCATATACATGTATAAAGGCTTTAGCACGCACCCATGGCCCTCCCAGAGTTGAGTCTTCCCTTTGCACG is a window from the Rissa tridactyla isolate bRisTri1 chromosome W, bRisTri1.patW.cur.20221130, whole genome shotgun sequence genome containing:
- the LOC128902092 gene encoding E3 ubiquitin-protein ligase RNF165, with the translated sequence MVLVHVGYLVLPVFGSVRNRGAPFQRSQHPHATSCRHFHLGPQPQLSADFTLPHAVQPQPGLTPHMAPAHQHSGPLHQPLAPVPALPFQDVAGPSFLPQALHQQYLLQQQLLEAQHRRLMPHPRRAQERMSVQPHRLHPSFDFSHQLQTPQPMGPQPRYLAEGTDWDLSVDAGLTHAQFQVRPVPQPYQHYLATPRMHHFPRSTSSTQMVVHEIRNYPYPQLQLLALQGLNPSRHTSAVRESYEELLQLEDRLGSVSRGAVQNTIERFTFPHKYKKRRPQEGKAEPDDGEESDTDEKCTICLSMLEDGEDVRRLPCMHLFHQVCVDQWLATSKKCPICRVDIETQLGSDS